The following proteins are co-located in the Schistocerca nitens isolate TAMUIC-IGC-003100 chromosome 2, iqSchNite1.1, whole genome shotgun sequence genome:
- the LOC126236231 gene encoding cuticle protein 21-like — protein MACKLIVFVAALAVARAGYLGAPAVYAPGAPLAARAYAAPAYAAPAYAAAPAYAAYAAPALRAAPAYAAYAAPALRAAPVAVAAPALRAAPVAVAAAAPAAVAAEYDPHPQYSYGYSVQDALTGDSKSQHESRDGDVVQGSYSVAEPDGSIRTVDYTADPVNGFNAVVHKEAGAHPVAPAPVAVAAPAVARVAAPVAYAAPIARAAYAAPIARAAYAAPIARAAYAAPALAYGAGLGYGYAAPIARAAYAAPALAYGKALIH, from the exons ATGGCCTGCAAG CTCATCGTCTTCGTCGCCGCCCTGGCGGTAGCCCGCGCCGGCTACCTGGGAGCTCCCGCAGTCTACGCCCCAGGCGCACCTCTGGCAGCGCGTGCGTACGCCGCCCCCGCCTACGCCGCTCCTGCCTATGCCGCCGCCCCCGCCTACGCCGCCTACGCTGCTCCCGCCCTCCGTGCCGCCCCCGCCTACGCCGCCTACGCTGCCCCCGCCCTCCGTGCGGcccccgtcgccgtcgccgccccgGCCCTGAGGGCCGCCCCCGTGGCCGtcgccgctgccgcccccgccgccgtcgCTGCCGAGTACGATCCTCACCCCCAGTACAGCTACGGATACAGCGTGCAGGACGCCCTCACCGGTGACTCCAAGAGCCAGCACGAGTCTCGTGACGGAGACGTCGTCCAGGGCAGCTACAGCGTGGCCGAGCCCGACGGTTCCATCCGCACCGTCGACTACACCGCCGACCCCGTGAACGGCTTCAACGCCGTCGTGCACAAGGAGGCCGGTGCTCACCCCGTCGCCCCCGCCCCCGTGGCCGTCGCCGCCCCCGCCGTTGCCCGCGTCGCCGCCCCCGTAGCCTACGCCGCCCCCATCGCTAGGGCTGCCTACGCCGCCCCCATTGCCAGGGCTGCTTACGCCGCTCCCATCGCCAGGgctgcctacgccgcccccgctctGGCCTACGGAGCCGGTCTGGGCTACGGCTACGCCGCCCCCATCGCTAGGGCCGCCTACGCTGCCCCCGCCCTCGCCTACGGCAAGGCCCTCATCCACTAA